A region of Anticarsia gemmatalis isolate Benzon Research Colony breed Stoneville strain chromosome 10, ilAntGemm2 primary, whole genome shotgun sequence DNA encodes the following proteins:
- the LOC142976274 gene encoding protein toll-like, with the protein MEWGDAIEELNLNDNVQLGDVCPEGIATNEYLLTRMISTLTTLSLRNTGAKTICHDWREMHLSNLNRIDLSDNLITNLTFLDLNFTGNQFIYVNLMGNNVTQLAFDREGYKHFLSNREEYCESEGQPRSIVTLSSKLHCDCNTQWAAYALQECSPNSHLIDAHCDSGTPLSNVPLDDLVCAASPEECVVPPPCRCDWLERIEDPARVLRVSCEHAEFTSVPVLNTTTNVVWDLRLAHNNISEVHLANLPPNLLGLDLRYNYVPRLGVDTLKFLLKDERRVHLSGNPFICDCTTEPALRLMLSYKSKIVDFHNVTCQDGSPLFPPNDCESKENIAPLLGGLTALLMTVVLLGACLARPVWRAQVMVILRGLGWVSRLAEHSEDRPYDAFISFSHHDVLIAEEIVQRLESGERPYRMCLHSRDWVPGGWIPELIAASVQNSRRTIAVLSENFLQSTWARAEFREAHAEAIRSLEPRLVVVLLADPKSLEMDDELRRYLAVNTYLRWGDPWFWQKLRAALPAPRTTTSAVPASLALQSLPPVSAPLLAQQAHALEAIDN; encoded by the exons GACTGGCGGGAAATGCACCTAAGTAACTTGAACCGAATCGACCTCAGTGACAACCTCATTACCAATCTCACG TTCTTAGATCTGAATTTCACCGGCAATCAATTCATCTACGTTAACCTAATGGGCAACAACGTGACGCAGTTGGCGTTCGACCGAGAAGGTTACAAGCATTTTCTTTCCAATCGTGAGGAATACTGTGAGTCTGAAGGGCAGCCACGTTCCATTGTCACACTTTCCTCTAAACTGCATTGCGACTGCAACACGCAGTGGGCTGCGTATGCTCTGCAAGAATGCTCTCCTAATAGCCACTTGATCGACGCTCACTGCGATTCTGGAACACCGCTCAGTAATGTTCCTCTTGATGACCTGGTATGTGCTGCTTCTCCTGAAGAATGCGTAGTGCCTCCACCTTGTCGCTGTGACTGGCTGGAGCGCATAGAAGATCCAGCACGTGTTCTCCGGGTGTCGTGTGAGCACGCTGAATTTACGAGTGTACCAGTTCTAAACACTACCACTAATGTAGTGTGGGACCTGCGGCTCGCTCATAACAACATATCAGAAGTACATCTTGCCAATTTACCGCCAAATCTACTG GGGCTGGACTTGCGTTACAATTACGTACCGCGACTGGGTGTAGATACATTGAAGTTTCTCCTGAAAGATGAGCGCCGCGTGCATCTCAGCGGCAACCCGTTTATTTGCGACTGTACAACTGAGCCTGCACTACGACTTATGCTTTCGTACAAATCGAAGATTGTTGACTTTCATAATGTTACGTGTCAAGATGGTAGCCCACTTTTTCCACCCAATGATTGTGAATCAAAGGAAAATATAGCCCCATTATTGGGCGGTCTAACAGCTTTACTGATGACGGTCGTTTTATTGGGTGCTTGTTTAGCGCGTCCCGTGTGGCGTGCACAGGTCATGGTGATACTACGTGGACTTGGTTGGGTGTCCCGTCTCGCCGAGCACTCTGAAGATCGTCCTTATGATGCTTTTATTTCATTCTCACACCACGATGTGTTGATTGCGGAAGAAATTGTTCAACGTTTAGAGAGTGGCGAGCGACCATACCGTATGTGTTTACACAGCCGTGATTGGGTGCCAGGGGGCTGGATTCCCGAACTGATTGCGGCATCAGTTCAGAACTCGCGCCGTACTATAGCGGTCTTATCAGAAAACTTTCTGCAGTCAACATGGGCTCGCGCAGAATTTCGCGAAGCGCATGCGGAAGCTATACGATCTTTAGAGCCGCGTCTGGTGGTGGTATTGCTAGCTGATCCTAAATCACTGGAGATGGATGATGAGCTTCGGCGTTACCTTGCTGTTAACACTTATTTGCGCTGGGGGGACCCCTGGTTTTGGCAAAAGCTACGAGCAGCGCTGCCAGCTCCCCGTACGACGACATCTGCTGTGCCTGCCTCATTGGCACTCCAATCTCTACCACCAGTCAGCGCACCACTCTTGGCACAACAAGCTCATGCGCTGGAAGCGAttgacaattaa